A single window of Methylacidimicrobium sp. AP8 DNA harbors:
- the ribD gene encoding bifunctional diaminohydroxyphosphoribosylaminopyrimidine deaminase/5-amino-6-(5-phosphoribosylamino)uracil reductase RibD yields the protein MSKPFSEADLGWMRRALALARRGLGATSPNPAVGAVLVREGRVLGEGFHRRAGSPHAEVEAIEDARRRGQSPSGATLYVTLEPCSTTGRTPPCVDRIVREGIVRVVAAMVDPNPRHQGRGFALLAGRGIEVVQGVLEEEARELNRGFVRWITSGRPWVVQKCALSLDGRIGTRPGDSRWLSGPEALRMAHRLRLEADAILIGAETARRDDPALTVRLLRRKVERQPWRVIVTRSGRLPDHLRLLTDPAREKTLVFRNFPLPMILEELGRRGVLQVLVEGGGKLAGSLLAEQLVDEVALFLCPLILGEGPLAVDAPARFLGAQFRLRECRRLGEDLFLRAIRRDGREVDAARGEAGPERIGKGKR from the coding sequence ATGTCGAAGCCTTTTTCGGAGGCTGACCTGGGCTGGATGCGGAGGGCTCTGGCGCTCGCGCGGCGTGGACTGGGCGCGACCAGCCCCAATCCCGCGGTGGGGGCGGTCCTCGTGCGGGAGGGGAGGGTCCTGGGCGAGGGCTTTCATCGCCGGGCCGGCTCGCCGCATGCGGAGGTCGAGGCGATCGAGGATGCCCGCCGGCGCGGCCAGAGCCCGAGCGGCGCCACTCTCTATGTGACGCTGGAGCCCTGCAGCACGACCGGAAGAACTCCTCCCTGCGTCGATCGGATCGTGCGGGAAGGGATTGTTCGGGTCGTGGCCGCGATGGTCGATCCCAATCCGCGCCACCAAGGCCGCGGATTCGCCCTCCTCGCCGGCCGGGGAATCGAGGTTGTCCAAGGTGTGCTGGAGGAGGAGGCCCGGGAGCTCAACCGGGGCTTCGTTCGCTGGATCACCAGCGGCAGGCCGTGGGTCGTGCAGAAATGCGCGCTTTCGCTCGACGGCCGGATCGGCACGCGCCCCGGCGACAGCCGGTGGCTGAGCGGGCCGGAGGCGCTGCGGATGGCCCACCGGCTCCGGCTGGAGGCCGATGCGATCCTGATCGGGGCAGAAACCGCCCGCCGGGACGATCCCGCGCTCACCGTCCGGCTGCTCCGTCGCAAGGTCGAGCGGCAGCCGTGGCGCGTGATCGTGACGCGGAGCGGCCGGCTGCCCGATCATCTCCGCCTGCTGACCGACCCGGCCCGGGAGAAAACCCTCGTCTTCCGAAACTTTCCCCTGCCCATGATCTTGGAAGAGCTCGGCCGCCGAGGGGTCTTGCAGGTGCTGGTCGAGGGAGGCGGCAAGCTGGCCGGGAGCCTGCTCGCCGAACAGCTGGTCGATGAGGTCGCCCTCTTCCTCTGCCCGCTGATCCTCGGAGAGGGGCCGCTCGCGGTGGATGCTCCGGCCCGGTTCTTGGGAGCGCAATTCCGTTTGCGGGAGTGCCGCCGGTTGGGAGAGGATCTCTTCCTCCGAGCGATCCGGAGGGATGGCCGGGAGGTCGATGCGGCAAGGGGAGAAGCGGGACCGGAAAGAATCGGGAAAGGGAAGCGGTGA
- a CDS encoding phosphoribosyltransferase, giving the protein MREKLESEIGDLLLSEGVIRERVRALGAEIRNAYAPGSFVLLGLLNGSLLFTADLLREVPPETEVVFWRVKSYRGTNSTGVCEGLEAEGGDFTGRAVLVVDDILDSGCTLQAVDKRLRILGASSVEHCVLLAKRRPRLPGSPLPRWIGFEIPDRFVVGYGLDYNGRYRGLRSIRVLAEGRMAAGLGNRRTES; this is encoded by the coding sequence GTGAGGGAGAAGCTCGAATCGGAGATCGGCGATCTGCTCCTTTCCGAAGGAGTGATTCGCGAGCGGGTGCGAGCGCTCGGAGCCGAGATCCGGAATGCGTACGCCCCCGGCTCGTTTGTTCTGCTGGGCCTCCTCAACGGAAGCCTGCTTTTTACCGCCGACCTCTTGCGGGAAGTTCCCCCGGAGACCGAGGTGGTGTTCTGGCGGGTCAAGAGCTACCGGGGAACCAATTCCACGGGGGTCTGCGAAGGGTTGGAAGCCGAAGGCGGGGATTTCACGGGGCGCGCCGTGCTTGTGGTCGACGATATCCTTGATAGCGGCTGCACCTTGCAGGCGGTCGACAAGCGGCTGCGCATCCTGGGCGCCTCCTCGGTCGAGCATTGCGTGCTGCTCGCCAAGCGGAGACCGCGGCTACCGGGAAGCCCGCTCCCTCGCTGGATCGGCTTCGAGATTCCCGACCGGTTCGTCGTCGGCTACGGGCTCGATTACAACGGGCGCTACCGCGGCCTGCGATCGATCCGGGTGCTTGCGGAAGGGAGAATGGCTGCTGGGCTCGGAAATCGAAGGACGGAGTCTTGA
- the lnt gene encoding apolipoprotein N-acyltransferase, with amino-acid sequence MDPLPPLPLSSSSPPARTQGGRSPLRSGSALALCLLSGLFLFLCYPPCAWSGLAWVALIPAMAASRLQGRWGERALGGYLLGLLFFGTTFWWIGKVTVAGTIGLVLYLSLYPALWLALAGPWTSGPAPFFPQKNLLASASLASAWVVLEWIRGSLFGGFPWNSLGVSQSATLVFAQAARLGGGLLLSWLLAFGNGLLFFAGLRLRAEILGRQKRSLHLDLAAGLLLLAAVAAYGISVLLTTPTEVAQSLPYALIQPAIPQSVETPFDPQEAITREITLTERAGQARPRLIVWPESPIGADLLSTPSLRVPLLSWVASSDSWLLLGTPRIQDGRLFNDALLFSPGGRSLQIYAKNRLVPFGEFVPLGDRFPILRKLVPFDLEFSPGASPVIFVLENPPVRIAPLICFEDTFSDYVRQAARGKPDLLVNITNDGWFPGTPGARQHLANAVLRAIELDLPLLRCGNTGISAFVNQNGAVVASLPEAGGKTQGGEGILLGIAAWHRPRPTLYRTAGDWIVWLSAAFLLPGLASRLPKRRRAPDSDPA; translated from the coding sequence GTGGATCCGCTCCCCCCTCTGCCCCTTTCCTCCTCCTCTCCGCCGGCCCGAACCCAAGGAGGCCGATCCCCGCTTCGTTCGGGCTCCGCGCTCGCGCTCTGCCTTCTCTCGGGCCTCTTTCTCTTTCTCTGTTACCCTCCGTGCGCATGGTCGGGGCTCGCCTGGGTTGCGCTGATCCCCGCGATGGCCGCTTCCCGCCTCCAGGGACGATGGGGGGAACGGGCGCTAGGGGGCTACCTGCTTGGGCTGCTCTTCTTCGGGACCACGTTCTGGTGGATCGGAAAGGTCACGGTGGCCGGGACGATCGGGCTCGTCCTCTACCTCTCCCTCTATCCCGCCCTCTGGCTCGCCTTGGCCGGTCCTTGGACCTCCGGACCCGCGCCTTTCTTTCCCCAAAAAAACCTCCTCGCCTCGGCCTCGTTGGCCTCGGCCTGGGTCGTGCTCGAATGGATTCGGGGTTCGCTCTTCGGGGGATTTCCGTGGAACTCCCTCGGTGTCTCCCAGTCGGCGACCCTTGTCTTCGCGCAGGCGGCTCGCCTGGGCGGCGGACTCCTCCTTTCCTGGCTCCTGGCCTTCGGCAACGGGCTTCTCTTTTTTGCAGGACTCCGCCTCCGCGCGGAGATTCTCGGCCGGCAGAAGCGCAGCCTCCATCTCGATCTGGCAGCCGGCCTGCTCCTGCTGGCCGCGGTCGCCGCCTACGGCATTTCCGTGCTGCTTACGACGCCGACCGAAGTCGCGCAAAGCCTCCCCTACGCCCTGATCCAACCCGCGATCCCCCAAAGCGTGGAGACCCCGTTCGATCCCCAAGAAGCGATCACCCGCGAAATCACCCTCACCGAAAGAGCCGGCCAGGCGCGCCCCCGGCTCATCGTCTGGCCGGAAAGCCCGATCGGAGCCGATCTCCTTTCGACCCCCTCCCTCCGCGTTCCGCTCCTCTCCTGGGTGGCCTCCTCCGATTCTTGGCTCCTCTTGGGCACCCCCCGCATCCAGGACGGGCGGCTCTTCAACGATGCCCTCCTCTTTTCCCCCGGGGGCCGGTCGCTCCAGATCTATGCCAAGAACCGGCTCGTCCCCTTCGGCGAGTTCGTGCCGCTGGGCGACCGCTTCCCGATCCTCCGGAAGCTGGTCCCCTTCGATCTCGAGTTCTCCCCGGGTGCCTCCCCCGTCATCTTCGTTCTGGAGAATCCGCCGGTGCGCATCGCTCCCCTAATCTGCTTCGAGGACACCTTCTCCGATTACGTACGCCAGGCGGCCCGAGGGAAGCCCGACCTGCTTGTGAACATCACCAACGACGGATGGTTCCCCGGGACTCCGGGAGCCCGCCAGCATCTGGCCAACGCCGTTTTGCGGGCGATCGAGCTCGATCTGCCCCTCCTCCGCTGCGGCAACACCGGGATCAGCGCCTTCGTCAACCAGAACGGGGCGGTCGTCGCCTCTCTTCCGGAAGCCGGCGGGAAGACCCAGGGAGGCGAAGGCATCCTGCTCGGCATCGCGGCATGGCATCGCCCGCGCCCGACCCTCTACCGGACCGCCGGCGACTGGATCGTCTGGCTTTCGGCGGCTTTCCTTCTTCCGGGCCTTGCTTCCCGCTTACCGAAGCGCCGAAGGGCGCCGGACTCCGATCCGGCGTAA
- a CDS encoding IS200/IS605 family accessory protein TnpB-related protein, with product MSKLPVFTYQTRVRLTPEQSASLDVYAELYGRAQRSLFAKMRAGASMNELKRSFLRRFGLTSRQFNAIRVELEGKIALIRERRPELIEEAKWRIKRAEEAIGRLEKKHPGSNVLHQKKRRLAVLRAKLDALLADQESGRVRLCFGSRRLFRKQFALEENGYASHADWKKDWQAERSSQFFLLGSKDEASGNQSCQATVAPDGGLRLRLRLPDGLGSTSKHLVLEGVRFAYGQDAILQALSASRIVTAQTKTGKLVRKREESAVSYRFVRDRKGWRVFVSVEAQPVALATRRLAGAIGVDINPDHLALAETDRFGNLVEIRRIGLHLYGKSEEQAKARIGDACRQIARACAESGKPLVIERLDLCKRKAELESVDPVRARSLSSFAYAKTISMLKAASFRAGVEVIEVDPAYTSVIGAVNHARRHGIGSHQGAAYAIARRGLGLSERPSVREAVVPTRNGGHVTFALPARNRAKHVWSFWADVRKGLKAAHAAHARSGGHRLPPAPLLPKSRALGATRALPAKPRHANRRQHCSADVMDDLPW from the coding sequence ATGAGTAAGCTCCCGGTTTTCACGTACCAGACCCGTGTGAGGCTCACACCCGAGCAGTCGGCGTCGCTTGATGTCTATGCGGAACTCTACGGGCGGGCGCAGCGGAGCCTCTTTGCCAAGATGCGGGCGGGCGCATCCATGAACGAGCTCAAGCGGTCGTTCCTGCGCCGATTCGGCCTCACCTCCCGGCAGTTCAACGCCATTCGGGTCGAGCTTGAGGGCAAGATCGCCTTGATCCGGGAAAGGCGGCCCGAGTTGATCGAGGAAGCCAAATGGCGGATCAAGAGAGCGGAAGAGGCGATCGGTCGACTGGAGAAGAAGCATCCGGGATCGAATGTCTTACACCAGAAAAAGCGGCGGCTTGCCGTCCTGCGGGCGAAGCTCGATGCGCTTCTGGCCGATCAGGAGTCCGGCCGGGTCCGGCTCTGTTTCGGTTCCCGCCGCCTCTTCCGCAAGCAGTTTGCCCTGGAAGAGAACGGATACGCCAGCCACGCCGATTGGAAGAAGGATTGGCAGGCGGAACGGAGCAGCCAGTTCTTTCTGCTCGGATCGAAGGACGAGGCCTCGGGCAACCAGTCCTGCCAAGCCACGGTCGCTCCGGACGGCGGCCTGCGGCTACGGTTGCGGCTGCCGGACGGATTGGGAAGCACGAGCAAACACCTGGTGCTCGAGGGCGTGCGCTTCGCCTACGGCCAGGATGCGATCCTCCAGGCCCTCTCCGCCAGCCGGATCGTTACCGCACAAACCAAGACGGGGAAGCTCGTCCGCAAGCGGGAGGAATCCGCCGTGAGCTACCGCTTCGTGCGGGATCGGAAGGGCTGGCGGGTGTTCGTGAGCGTCGAGGCGCAACCGGTTGCCCTGGCGACACGCCGCCTTGCCGGAGCGATCGGCGTTGACATCAACCCGGATCATCTTGCCTTGGCCGAAACCGACCGCTTCGGCAACCTCGTGGAAATCCGCCGGATCGGATTGCATCTCTATGGGAAGAGCGAGGAGCAGGCGAAAGCCAGAATCGGCGATGCGTGCCGACAGATCGCCCGGGCCTGCGCCGAATCGGGCAAGCCGCTCGTGATCGAGCGATTGGATCTTTGCAAAAGGAAGGCCGAACTCGAGTCGGTCGATCCCGTCCGGGCTCGCTCGCTCTCATCCTTCGCCTACGCCAAGACGATCTCCATGCTCAAGGCGGCTTCTTTTCGTGCTGGAGTCGAGGTGATCGAAGTCGACCCGGCCTACACTTCCGTGATTGGCGCGGTCAACCACGCGCGCCGTCATGGCATCGGTTCTCACCAGGGCGCGGCCTACGCCATCGCCCGGAGAGGATTGGGCCTATCCGAGCGCCCGTCCGTGCGGGAGGCCGTCGTGCCGACCCGCAATGGCGGCCACGTCACCTTCGCCCTACCCGCGAGGAATCGAGCGAAGCATGTATGGTCGTTCTGGGCGGACGTTCGGAAGGGGCTCAAAGCGGCGCATGCAGCGCATGCCCGGTCGGGAGGCCACCGCTTGCCTCCCGCGCCTCTGCTCCCGAAATCGCGGGCATTGGGCGCTACCCGGGCCTTGCCGGCGAAACCCCGGCACGCGAATCGTCGGCAACACTGTTCGGCCGACGTCATGGACGATCTTCCCTGGTAG
- a CDS encoding peptidylprolyl isomerase, whose amino-acid sequence MLKLFRSHSGLLVLILALIGLSFLLFYNVPALSRLRGRAVGKIAGKEVTLETFRLSRQAAEMELALFSGGRGPRREGLDRLLNEIAWGRLVFLEEAKRLHCLVPDEAVIQAIEGLPFLQKDGKYSEELYNQFVNGFLGTRGIKGERFVEIVRENLLIDQVKLSLVAGIQVGPEEVDRLYRSEFGPARLTVVRLSLEQFLPSITVTPEQLDAEMQQHGSDPSLRIPEQRKIAYVEFALSPEERKLPEKERKEAEEKLLQRAEDFAVALSREEVKKKAFFEKAQQLGLTVREIGSISEEQPPDLPGGDGPALAEAAFALSEENPISDPIRSAEGFRVVLLKEVEPSRLRPPAEVREILRRRLAERLAFEKLLAQGKEMAQGLRKELSAGKPFADLVRERKLAAETLTHFVPAEPPKEVKDGAEIALVSRLLEPGQLSGFAPVPGGGILVYLESREAPAMPESAELRRQIADGLRESREQEFLEEWLMEENRKPGYQLPRSLASLGPEEP is encoded by the coding sequence ATGCTCAAACTTTTCCGCTCCCACTCGGGCTTGCTCGTGCTCATCCTTGCTCTAATCGGGCTTTCCTTTCTTCTGTTTTACAACGTTCCCGCTCTGAGCCGATTGCGCGGGAGGGCGGTAGGAAAGATCGCGGGAAAAGAGGTGACCCTCGAAACCTTCCGCCTCTCGCGGCAGGCGGCGGAAATGGAGCTGGCGCTTTTTTCCGGCGGCCGGGGGCCGCGCCGGGAGGGATTGGACCGGCTGCTCAATGAAATCGCCTGGGGGAGGCTGGTGTTCCTGGAGGAGGCCAAGCGGCTCCACTGCCTGGTGCCCGACGAGGCGGTGATCCAGGCGATCGAGGGGCTTCCCTTTCTCCAGAAGGACGGCAAATACAGCGAGGAGCTCTACAACCAGTTCGTCAACGGGTTTCTGGGCACGCGGGGAATCAAGGGGGAGCGGTTCGTGGAGATCGTCCGGGAGAACCTGCTCATCGATCAAGTCAAGCTCTCCCTCGTCGCCGGCATCCAGGTCGGTCCGGAAGAGGTCGATCGGCTCTACCGGTCGGAGTTCGGGCCCGCCCGGCTGACCGTGGTTCGGCTTTCCCTGGAGCAGTTCCTGCCGTCGATCACGGTGACGCCGGAGCAGCTCGATGCGGAGATGCAGCAGCATGGGTCGGATCCCTCCCTTCGGATTCCCGAGCAGAGGAAGATCGCCTATGTCGAGTTCGCACTTTCTCCGGAAGAGAGGAAGCTCCCGGAGAAGGAACGGAAGGAAGCCGAGGAGAAGCTCTTGCAGCGGGCGGAGGATTTCGCGGTGGCGCTGAGCCGGGAGGAGGTCAAAAAGAAGGCCTTTTTCGAAAAGGCGCAACAGCTGGGGCTCACCGTCCGGGAAATCGGATCGATTTCCGAGGAACAGCCGCCGGACCTTCCCGGAGGCGACGGCCCCGCCCTTGCCGAAGCCGCCTTCGCTCTTTCGGAGGAGAATCCGATTAGTGATCCGATCCGGTCGGCGGAAGGCTTCCGGGTGGTGTTGCTCAAGGAAGTAGAGCCGAGCCGGCTGCGGCCGCCGGCGGAGGTCCGCGAGATCCTCCGCCGGAGGCTGGCCGAGCGGCTCGCTTTCGAGAAGCTTCTCGCGCAGGGAAAGGAGATGGCGCAGGGCCTCCGGAAGGAGCTTTCCGCAGGCAAGCCGTTCGCCGATCTGGTCCGGGAGCGGAAGCTTGCGGCGGAAACCTTGACACACTTCGTGCCCGCCGAGCCGCCGAAGGAGGTCAAGGACGGAGCGGAGATTGCGCTCGTGAGCCGCCTCCTCGAGCCCGGGCAACTTAGCGGGTTTGCTCCGGTTCCGGGAGGGGGCATCCTCGTCTACCTCGAGTCCCGGGAGGCTCCTGCCATGCCGGAAAGCGCGGAGCTGCGGCGGCAGATCGCCGATGGACTGCGGGAAAGCCGCGAGCAGGAATTTTTGGAAGAGTGGCTCATGGAGGAGAACCGGAAGCCGGGATACCAACTGCCCAGGAGCTTGGCGAGCCTGGGGCCGGAGGAGCCCTGA
- a CDS encoding vitamin K epoxide reductase family protein, with amino-acid sequence MATARREKEKMADGTRGNSGDRAAERILRRLFLVGSLGGAVLTAYLTGLSWWGKLPAGCPADGGCGTVLTSAWAKLFGQPVSLYGLGLYGALATLSLSGWTAFRRSVGFALLLFGLVWSGLFVYVSVFVLGATCPYCLTSAGLLCLLFVLLLLTPGEKPARRSWVLLLPVVLAAAGGSAVLFHAASLRRDRALRAAAAVPQKGEDLVWLEELAAHLTKSGVKFYGATWCSHCRLQRALFGEAEALLPFVDCAPEGRGGPMAAPCREIGVRIFPTWTIGNRKYEGILTPETLAELTGFRPRPGGRRNPPIGP; translated from the coding sequence ATGGCAACGGCACGGCGGGAAAAGGAGAAAATGGCGGACGGAACGCGCGGGAATTCGGGGGACAGGGCGGCGGAGCGGATCTTGCGCCGGCTCTTTCTCGTGGGATCCCTAGGCGGGGCGGTGTTGACCGCGTATCTGACCGGGCTGTCCTGGTGGGGGAAGCTCCCCGCGGGTTGCCCCGCCGACGGGGGCTGCGGGACGGTCCTCACGAGCGCCTGGGCGAAGCTTTTCGGACAGCCGGTGAGCCTCTACGGGTTGGGCCTCTACGGCGCGCTCGCGACCCTCTCCCTTTCGGGTTGGACGGCCTTCCGGCGGAGCGTGGGCTTTGCCCTCCTCCTCTTCGGACTCGTGTGGAGCGGCCTCTTTGTCTATGTCTCGGTCTTTGTGCTCGGGGCGACCTGCCCCTACTGCCTCACCTCGGCGGGACTTCTTTGCCTTCTCTTCGTGTTGCTTTTGCTGACACCGGGGGAGAAACCGGCAAGACGTTCCTGGGTTCTGCTGCTGCCTGTGGTTCTGGCGGCCGCGGGGGGGTCCGCGGTCCTCTTCCACGCCGCGTCGCTCCGGAGAGACCGGGCGCTCCGGGCTGCGGCGGCGGTTCCGCAGAAGGGGGAGGATCTGGTTTGGCTGGAAGAGCTGGCCGCTCATCTAACCAAGAGCGGGGTGAAGTTCTACGGGGCTACCTGGTGCAGCCATTGCCGGCTCCAGCGCGCGCTCTTCGGAGAGGCCGAGGCGCTGCTCCCCTTCGTCGATTGCGCCCCCGAGGGACGCGGGGGCCCGATGGCCGCGCCCTGCCGGGAGATCGGTGTGCGGATCTTTCCGACCTGGACCATAGGCAATCGCAAATACGAGGGCATCTTGACGCCGGAAACCTTGGCGGAGCTGACCGGCTTCCGTCCCCGGCCCGGCGGACGGAGGAACCCGCCGATCGGACCGTGA
- a CDS encoding TonB-dependent siderophore receptor, protein MKPWRRISPGLPFAALLFLCFLLPSGAGGQEPAFAPSAAAPQSPAVLPEVSVTAAAPPASDVLPADTSSVYGLDLSVLDTPRQVTPVNQTLMRSAGMTAQGYIDPLSTAFLIPGAISENSGGMMAAPSVRGMAAQPYINGIQFTALQAGMPLTPFNWNMVESEDITEGPANAVFGQQQAAGGTVNYITKQPYFDRFRGQVWDTTGMYQNYMWGADIGGPVDQQHKVAYRLSYMGIENGSYYQPDVHNDQQNVYLALGARPTDNYSVDFYSDFGTYDFTPTMEWMNRPTSSLIEDGLYNTGSLPVSQVQIGTVNNPGFASYAGPLEPISRRMIANNPESQGLGYTGFVQLVQRLQIDESLQLRNNTFAYYGRNSVVAPAAYYTEVAMGDYEIDNRTELLAQFATPIGQSKESSTQEGGLLGGLLLQHQIDAGVEWGFEHNLDYESELYFGSANAWDILRTNPTSWNLTQTAFFQSLIRNPSAPGGGEWPIPGKPGAYFEPLNGSAGTTDSNYWTLAPFYQHNLQVTDKFSVLFGARATTYFVSSQTPPGTPPQLFVQAQTIQELPMVNASAVYKIYPWWTAYFSYNWMYVANVGAVGGFNVYPTGLPNSLFDLQEQLFEGGFKWSLLHNKLYASLAGFSQEIPLFNFVDVSPTPATVTGLEANLTYQPDRHWWMRTGYFFARGVEDWSGLPSGPPMSQTYSTAYALRADLPLNNNASYPPGAYPFIGWPQQVINAMVTYQADSGFGATVSALVMSQQFLGYNYATAIPWQYLLNARIFYAQPKWEVSLWIYNLTNEPYWLPYAIGTMPDRTNDYGGIVAGLPFWVQATFAWKF, encoded by the coding sequence ATGAAGCCATGGCGGCGGATTTCCCCTGGCTTGCCCTTCGCGGCGCTCCTTTTTCTCTGCTTCCTGCTTCCTTCCGGTGCCGGCGGACAGGAGCCGGCCTTTGCACCGTCGGCCGCCGCCCCGCAATCGCCGGCCGTGCTGCCCGAAGTGTCCGTGACGGCGGCGGCTCCCCCCGCATCGGACGTCCTGCCGGCCGACACCTCCTCGGTCTACGGGCTCGACCTCTCGGTCCTCGACACCCCGCGGCAGGTGACCCCGGTCAACCAGACCCTGATGCGCTCGGCGGGCATGACCGCCCAAGGCTACATCGACCCCCTGAGCACCGCCTTCCTGATCCCAGGCGCCATCAGCGAAAACAGCGGTGGGATGATGGCCGCCCCCTCCGTCCGGGGCATGGCGGCACAGCCCTACATCAATGGAATCCAGTTCACGGCTCTCCAAGCGGGCATGCCGCTGACCCCCTTCAACTGGAACATGGTTGAGTCCGAGGACATCACCGAGGGGCCGGCCAACGCCGTCTTCGGCCAGCAGCAGGCAGCCGGCGGCACGGTCAACTACATCACCAAGCAGCCCTATTTCGACCGCTTCCGCGGCCAGGTCTGGGACACCACCGGCATGTACCAAAACTACATGTGGGGCGCCGACATCGGCGGCCCGGTCGATCAGCAGCACAAGGTCGCCTATCGCTTGAGCTACATGGGCATCGAGAACGGAAGCTACTACCAGCCCGACGTCCACAACGACCAGCAGAACGTCTACCTCGCCCTCGGCGCCCGCCCCACCGACAACTACTCGGTCGACTTCTACTCCGACTTCGGCACCTACGATTTCACCCCGACGATGGAGTGGATGAACCGGCCGACCAGCTCTCTCATCGAGGACGGCCTCTACAACACCGGCTCCTTGCCCGTCTCCCAAGTCCAGATCGGAACGGTCAACAATCCCGGATTCGCCAGCTACGCGGGGCCTCTGGAGCCGATCAGCCGCAGAATGATCGCCAATAACCCCGAATCCCAAGGACTCGGCTACACGGGATTCGTCCAGCTCGTCCAGCGGCTCCAGATCGACGAGAGCCTCCAGCTCCGCAACAACACCTTCGCCTACTATGGACGCAATTCGGTGGTGGCTCCGGCCGCCTACTATACCGAAGTCGCCATGGGGGATTACGAGATCGACAACCGCACCGAACTCCTCGCCCAGTTCGCCACCCCGATCGGCCAATCGAAGGAAAGCTCAACCCAAGAAGGCGGGCTGCTCGGCGGGCTCCTCCTCCAACACCAGATCGACGCGGGAGTCGAATGGGGCTTCGAGCACAACCTCGATTACGAATCGGAACTCTACTTCGGCAGCGCCAACGCCTGGGACATCCTCCGCACCAACCCGACGAGTTGGAATCTCACCCAGACCGCATTCTTCCAATCCCTGATCCGTAATCCCTCCGCTCCGGGAGGCGGCGAGTGGCCGATTCCGGGAAAGCCCGGCGCCTACTTCGAGCCGCTCAACGGAAGCGCTGGAACGACCGATTCCAACTACTGGACCCTCGCACCCTTCTATCAGCATAATCTCCAGGTCACCGACAAGTTCTCCGTCCTCTTCGGCGCCCGCGCCACCACCTATTTCGTCTCAAGCCAGACGCCACCCGGAACCCCGCCCCAACTCTTCGTGCAAGCGCAAACCATCCAAGAGCTTCCCATGGTGAACGCGAGTGCGGTTTACAAGATCTACCCCTGGTGGACCGCCTACTTCAGCTACAACTGGATGTATGTCGCCAACGTCGGAGCCGTCGGCGGATTCAACGTCTACCCCACCGGCCTCCCCAATAGCCTCTTCGACCTGCAAGAACAGCTCTTCGAAGGAGGATTCAAGTGGAGCCTCCTCCATAATAAGCTCTACGCCTCCCTCGCCGGCTTCTCGCAGGAAATCCCCCTCTTCAACTTCGTCGACGTCTCCCCCACCCCGGCCACCGTCACCGGGCTCGAAGCCAACCTCACCTACCAACCCGATCGTCACTGGTGGATGCGCACGGGTTACTTCTTTGCGCGCGGCGTCGAAGACTGGTCCGGCTTGCCCTCGGGCCCACCCATGTCGCAGACCTACTCCACCGCCTACGCCCTCCGGGCCGACCTTCCGCTCAACAATAACGCCAGTTACCCGCCCGGCGCCTATCCCTTCATCGGCTGGCCCCAGCAGGTCATCAACGCGATGGTCACCTACCAGGCCGATTCGGGCTTCGGAGCGACCGTAAGCGCGCTCGTGATGAGCCAGCAGTTCCTCGGCTACAACTACGCGACGGCGATCCCCTGGCAATATCTCCTCAACGCCCGGATCTTCTACGCCCAGCCGAAGTGGGAAGTCTCCCTCTGGATCTACAATCTGACCAACGAGCCCTACTGGCTTCCCTACGCCATCGGCACGATGCCCGATCGCACCAACGACTATGGCGGCATCGTCGCGGGGCTGCCCTTCTGGGTCCAGGCCACCTTCGCCTGGAAGTTCTAG
- a CDS encoding energy transducer TonB → MDRARWIGWILSVVVHAAFLFRTGRLVTQKVEYGVAPGRSSVAVELVEGAAPAAETKIESPSPEAFPRSHPDEMAPAIVRKPELPPAPAARPAPKRPPRLRPAAATSRGLRGAGPDTATFQRTAGSSSARPDYLRNPPPAYPEESRRRREEGTVLVKVFVSPLGTPQAVSLYRSSGFPALDQAALEAVRRWRFRPATAGGAPVASYAVVPIAFHLTDR, encoded by the coding sequence ATGGATCGCGCGCGCTGGATCGGCTGGATCCTCTCGGTCGTGGTTCATGCGGCCTTCCTTTTTAGAACCGGCCGCCTGGTAACGCAAAAGGTCGAGTACGGCGTCGCCCCCGGCCGGAGCTCGGTCGCCGTCGAGCTTGTCGAGGGTGCGGCTCCCGCGGCCGAAACGAAAATCGAGAGCCCTTCTCCCGAAGCTTTCCCCCGGTCGCATCCCGACGAGATGGCTCCCGCCATCGTGCGAAAGCCCGAGCTACCGCCCGCACCCGCCGCTCGGCCCGCTCCGAAGCGGCCGCCCCGGCTACGCCCGGCGGCCGCAACGAGCCGGGGACTCAGGGGCGCCGGCCCGGATACGGCCACCTTCCAGCGGACCGCGGGCAGCAGCTCCGCTCGCCCCGACTACCTGCGGAATCCCCCTCCCGCCTATCCCGAGGAGAGCCGGCGGAGGAGAGAAGAGGGGACGGTGCTGGTCAAGGTCTTTGTCTCGCCCCTGGGCACTCCTCAGGCCGTCTCCCTCTACCGGAGCTCGGGGTTTCCTGCCCTCGACCAGGCGGCCTTGGAGGCGGTGCGCCGCTGGCGATTCCGGCCGGCGACCGCCGGCGGAGCTCCCGTCGCCTCCTATGCGGTGGTTCCGATCGCCTTTCACTTGACCGATCGCTAA